A window from Nitrospira sp. ND1 encodes these proteins:
- a CDS encoding efflux RND transporter periplasmic adaptor subunit, translating into MIIGVRSVAGVAVALSLWACSQTQEPAASKPPVTPEHVAVQPPPQSIGQIETAVVDFKPIQPELVLVGKVAYGEDRYSKISSPLQGRVVEVRAKLGDRVEAGATLLVIDSSDITAAYSEFVKEASEMEYSTRAQELAKELYATKALALKDLKQAENDLIKARAEFRRAKERLLSLRIPAQELEKPLAQQRITSRFEMKSPLTGTVVERAVTPGQSVGSDAGQVLFTVADLDRLQVVADVYERDLALVKVSQVGRINVEAYPGTDFASVVASIGDVVDPNTRTIKVRAWVDNREQRLKPEMFARLRLDVGDATPFLTIPKEAVVEIDGKHFVYLIDAPNHYEKREVVVSNVSSGQVRILEGLTSGQRIVIKGAVLVKGQEAK; encoded by the coding sequence ATGATCATTGGCGTGAGGTCGGTCGCAGGGGTAGCCGTAGCGCTGTCGTTGTGGGCCTGCAGTCAAACGCAAGAACCAGCCGCTTCGAAGCCTCCCGTGACCCCGGAACATGTTGCCGTCCAGCCTCCGCCGCAGTCCATCGGACAGATTGAGACGGCCGTGGTGGATTTTAAACCGATCCAGCCCGAGCTGGTCCTGGTCGGAAAGGTGGCCTACGGGGAAGACCGGTATTCGAAAATTTCCTCTCCATTGCAAGGACGGGTGGTGGAGGTGCGGGCCAAGTTGGGCGATCGCGTGGAGGCAGGGGCGACCTTGCTGGTGATCGACAGTTCCGACATTACCGCCGCCTATTCGGAGTTTGTGAAAGAAGCCTCGGAGATGGAATATTCCACGCGGGCGCAGGAACTTGCGAAGGAACTGTATGCCACCAAGGCCTTGGCCTTGAAAGATCTCAAGCAGGCTGAAAACGATCTGATCAAGGCGCGCGCGGAATTTCGGCGGGCAAAAGAGCGCTTGTTGTCGTTGCGCATTCCTGCTCAAGAGCTGGAGAAACCGCTTGCCCAACAGCGTATTACCTCGCGCTTCGAGATGAAGAGTCCCTTGACCGGCACCGTCGTCGAACGGGCCGTGACTCCGGGACAGTCTGTCGGAAGCGACGCCGGCCAGGTGTTGTTCACGGTGGCCGATCTGGATCGGTTGCAGGTCGTGGCCGATGTCTACGAACGGGACCTCGCCTTGGTGAAAGTCAGCCAGGTCGGACGCATCAACGTGGAAGCCTATCCGGGGACCGACTTCGCCTCCGTCGTGGCCTCCATCGGAGATGTCGTCGACCCGAACACCCGCACCATCAAAGTTCGAGCCTGGGTCGATAATCGTGAACAGCGCCTGAAACCGGAGATGTTCGCGCGGCTGAGGTTGGACGTCGGCGACGCTACGCCATTCCTCACGATTCCCAAGGAAGCGGTCGTCGAGATCGACGGCAAACATTTCGTCTACCTGATCGACGCCCCCAATCACTATGAGAAACGCGAAGTGGTGGTCTCCAACGTGTCCAGCGGGCAGGTCCGCATTCTGGAGGGACTGACATCCGGCCAGCGCATCGTCATCAAGGGCGCGGTGCTGGTGAAGGGACAGGAGGCGAAGTAA
- a CDS encoding ABC transporter permease, producing the protein MRRGSTGLSLVSGLAMLFLYGPILVLVLYSFNAAHLSMAWRGTTLKWYAALWQDEALLAATANSLLIAVISTIGATLLGGLMALGMERMPLRRQQIIEGGLVLPLVIPEVMMGVALMLLFVMLKMPLGLTTVILGHIVFNIPLVTIMIRTRLRKLDPALREAAADLGADSWQVFRHVTLPLLRPAIWGAVLVAFTVSLDDFLVTFFTAGPGATTLPLKVYSMIKSGVTPEINALSALLLLISMACVALSLHLQRREV; encoded by the coding sequence ATGAGGCGAGGATCGACCGGCCTGAGCCTCGTGAGCGGTCTGGCGATGCTGTTTCTCTACGGCCCCATTCTTGTGCTCGTGCTCTATTCGTTCAATGCCGCCCACCTGTCGATGGCCTGGCGGGGGACGACCCTCAAGTGGTATGCCGCCCTCTGGCAAGACGAGGCGCTGCTGGCTGCGACCGCGAACAGCCTGCTCATTGCCGTGATCTCGACCATCGGCGCGACTTTGCTGGGCGGGCTGATGGCACTCGGCATGGAGCGTATGCCGCTTCGCCGGCAGCAGATCATCGAGGGCGGGCTGGTGCTGCCGCTCGTCATTCCTGAGGTGATGATGGGCGTGGCGCTGATGCTGCTTTTCGTGATGCTCAAGATGCCGCTCGGTCTCACTACGGTCATTCTGGGACACATCGTGTTCAATATTCCGCTGGTGACCATTATGATCCGCACGCGGTTGCGCAAACTGGATCCGGCGTTGCGCGAGGCGGCGGCCGATCTGGGTGCCGACTCCTGGCAGGTCTTCCGGCATGTCACGTTGCCGCTCTTGCGTCCGGCGATCTGGGGCGCGGTGCTGGTGGCCTTTACGGTCTCGCTCGATGATTTTCTGGTGACGTTCTTCACGGCCGGTCCCGGTGCGACGACGCTGCCGTTGAAGGTGTATTCGATGATCAAGTCCGGCGTCACGCCGGAGATCAATGCGCTTTCCGCGCTGCTGCTGCTCATTTCCATGGCCTGTGTCGCCCTCTCCCTTCATCTTCAACGCCGGGAGGTCTGA
- a CDS encoding TolC family protein, which yields MLHYRDCRRVGPCLSALVCRAWLAIGLLGFFVIGGAIAQAAESTPPPTVPFSPPVVRLNLSEAMALFLRQNLDLLIAKYGIESSKGQQITARLFPNPVAQLGNVASFTQGNTLSKTGALTMQVQQLFELAGKRGYRIESAGFGVQSAEADFEDAVRQLGFTIKDAYYRVLVAQRRLSLAEENRDRFARILDVNTIRFKKGYIAEVDLIRIRLQVVDFQAQVIEAIQEGESARADLRQLLRLSPASRLELTTEMDYRRVDPDMGRLRSVALDVRPDIKSRRAALLQREADLKLAKAFRVPDVTIGAGYAVQGSRGPDNQQMGILNLGVPLPLFNRNQGGIVQAEVGVQSAQAELDRTVNQVENQVDVAYQNLLQSRRLVEAYLAGVLEDARSTFTIVERAYERGGATILDLLDAARTSRTIQQNFIEALFSYQRNLFQLESSVGQEITS from the coding sequence ATGCTCCACTACAGAGATTGCAGGCGGGTAGGCCCGTGCCTATCGGCCCTGGTCTGTCGTGCCTGGCTGGCGATCGGCCTGCTGGGATTCTTCGTGATCGGCGGCGCGATTGCGCAGGCGGCTGAATCAACTCCACCCCCGACGGTTCCGTTTTCTCCGCCGGTGGTCCGCCTGAACTTGTCCGAGGCGATGGCCCTGTTTCTGAGGCAGAACCTGGATTTGCTGATCGCCAAGTACGGGATCGAGTCCAGCAAGGGGCAGCAGATTACGGCACGGCTCTTTCCGAATCCGGTGGCGCAGCTGGGAAATGTGGCCTCGTTTACGCAGGGCAATACGCTGTCCAAAACCGGCGCGCTCACCATGCAGGTGCAGCAATTGTTTGAATTGGCCGGCAAGCGCGGATACCGCATCGAAAGTGCCGGCTTCGGGGTGCAGTCGGCGGAAGCGGATTTTGAAGATGCCGTCCGGCAGTTGGGATTCACGATCAAGGACGCCTACTATCGAGTGCTGGTGGCGCAGCGCCGGTTGTCTCTGGCCGAAGAAAACCGGGACCGGTTTGCGCGTATTTTAGACGTCAACACGATCCGTTTTAAAAAAGGGTATATCGCCGAAGTCGATCTGATTCGTATTCGTCTGCAGGTGGTCGATTTTCAAGCGCAGGTGATCGAGGCGATTCAGGAGGGTGAGTCCGCCAGAGCCGATCTCCGGCAACTGCTGCGTCTCTCTCCTGCGTCGAGGCTGGAGTTGACGACCGAAATGGACTACCGGCGGGTGGATCCCGACATGGGACGGCTCAGGTCGGTGGCCCTGGATGTCCGTCCCGATATCAAGAGCCGGCGGGCGGCCTTGTTGCAACGAGAGGCGGATCTCAAACTGGCCAAGGCCTTTCGGGTTCCCGATGTGACGATCGGCGCCGGCTATGCGGTGCAAGGCTCGCGTGGTCCCGATAACCAGCAGATGGGGATCCTGAATCTCGGTGTGCCCCTGCCGTTGTTCAATCGTAACCAGGGCGGGATCGTCCAGGCCGAAGTCGGCGTACAGTCGGCCCAGGCGGAATTGGATCGCACGGTCAACCAGGTGGAAAACCAGGTGGATGTGGCCTACCAGAATCTGCTCCAGAGTCGCCGGCTGGTGGAAGCCTATCTGGCGGGAGTGCTGGAAGATGCCCGCTCCACCTTCACCATCGTCGAGCGCGCCTATGAACGGGGAGGAGCCACCATCCTGGATCTTCTCGATGCCGCGCGGACGTCCCGTACGATTCAGCAGAATTTCATCGAGGCCCTCTTTTCCTATCAGCGGAACCTGTTCCAACTGGAGAGTTCGGTCGGGCAGGAGATTACGTCATGA
- the glgC gene encoding glucose-1-phosphate adenylyltransferase — MAKIFTMVLAGGKGERLNPLTEQRAKPAVPFGGKYRIIDFTLSNCLNSGLRQMAVLIQYKSHSLDRHIRTGWNILNPELGEYIVSVPPQQRISEEWYRGTADAVYQNLFLLDNDHPEFLLVLAGDHIYKMNYADMYNLLIEKQADAVVGAIETPLADANRFGVIAVDKDRRILSFDEKPEKPMHIPGDPTQAFVSMGIYLFRTDVVREQLIRDAKEGTKHDFGKNIIPRMIKEQRVYAFKFQDENKKAVKYWRDIGTLDAYWEANMDLVAVDPLFNLYDQQWPIRTYQGQFPPAKFVFAQDFQGGRMGVALDSIVCGGCIISGGRVQNSVLSPNVRVHDHADVRESVVMENVVIGEQARIRRAIIDKDVIIPPKTVIGFDPVADRQRFKVTDSGLVVISKGMKLHAAVDSSG, encoded by the coding sequence ATGGCTAAGATCTTCACCATGGTGCTGGCGGGCGGCAAGGGCGAACGCCTGAATCCGCTTACCGAACAACGTGCAAAACCGGCGGTGCCGTTCGGCGGGAAATATCGCATCATCGATTTCACGCTGAGCAACTGCCTGAACTCCGGCCTGCGGCAGATGGCCGTCCTGATCCAATACAAATCGCATTCTCTCGACCGTCATATCCGCACGGGGTGGAACATTCTCAATCCCGAGCTGGGCGAATACATCGTGTCTGTTCCTCCTCAGCAGCGTATCAGCGAAGAATGGTATCGCGGCACCGCGGATGCCGTGTATCAAAACCTCTTCCTGCTCGATAACGACCACCCCGAGTTCCTACTCGTGCTGGCCGGTGACCACATCTACAAGATGAACTATGCCGACATGTACAACCTGCTGATCGAAAAGCAGGCGGATGCGGTGGTCGGCGCGATTGAAACGCCGCTGGCGGATGCCAACCGGTTCGGCGTCATTGCGGTGGATAAAGACCGGCGGATCCTGAGCTTCGACGAAAAGCCGGAGAAGCCGATGCACATCCCCGGCGACCCGACCCAGGCGTTCGTCTCGATGGGGATCTACCTGTTTCGCACGGACGTCGTACGCGAGCAACTGATCCGGGACGCCAAAGAGGGCACCAAGCACGACTTCGGCAAGAACATCATTCCGCGCATGATCAAAGAGCAGCGCGTCTATGCGTTCAAGTTCCAGGACGAAAACAAAAAAGCCGTGAAGTACTGGCGCGACATCGGGACGCTCGATGCCTACTGGGAAGCCAACATGGATCTCGTGGCCGTCGATCCGCTGTTCAATCTGTACGATCAGCAATGGCCGATCCGCACCTACCAGGGACAATTCCCGCCCGCCAAGTTCGTCTTCGCCCAGGATTTTCAGGGAGGCCGCATGGGCGTGGCGCTGGACTCCATCGTCTGCGGCGGCTGCATCATTTCCGGCGGCCGCGTGCAGAACTCTGTGCTTTCGCCGAACGTCCGGGTCCACGACCATGCAGATGTGCGGGAATCGGTCGTGATGGAAAACGTCGTCATCGGCGAACAGGCCCGCATCAGGCGGGCGATCATCGACAAAGACGTGATCATCCCGCCCAAAACCGTGATCGGCTTCGACCCGGTCGCGGACCGTCAACGTTTCAAAGTCACCGATTCCGGATTGGTGGTCATCTCAAAGGGAATGAAACTGCATGCCGCCGTCGATTCATCCGGTTGA
- a CDS encoding ABC transporter ATP-binding protein: protein MATSSTPPFTASEQSLSSTLPTIDIRGIVRRHGAVTAVDRVSFQVRRGEFFSILGPSGAGKTSVLRMLAGFDDPDEGDLLIDGQSMLGVPPNRRPVNLVFQSYALFPHLTVFENVAFGLKMRRVSAALIAEQVRQALAMVKLLGKEGRMPNQLSGGEQQRVALARALVNKPAVVLLDEPLAALDQQLRQAMQVELKSIQEQAGLTCVCVTHHQEEAMMMSDRIAVMHQGRMWQVGSPREVYERPCNLFVSRFLGVSNELTGTIGASVGEDRVFRPDDAEQAPLTVRTASTEQAGRSATLSLRPERIRMAQERPSTSDPVLSGRIEKVLFAGSEMKYLVRVAPGRFWETRMTSGTSLPAFAAGDPVFLHWSLADARLFFE from the coding sequence ATGGCCACGTCGTCCACTCCTCCGTTCACCGCTTCTGAACAGTCTCTTTCCTCAACACTTCCAACGATCGATATACGCGGGATCGTGCGCCGCCACGGTGCGGTCACGGCCGTGGATCGGGTGAGTTTCCAGGTCCGCCGGGGCGAGTTTTTTTCCATTCTTGGTCCGAGCGGCGCGGGGAAAACTTCGGTCTTGCGCATGCTGGCGGGCTTCGACGATCCGGACGAAGGCGATCTGTTGATCGACGGGCAGTCGATGCTCGGCGTGCCGCCGAATCGCCGGCCGGTGAATCTAGTCTTTCAATCCTACGCGCTGTTTCCCCACCTGACGGTCTTCGAGAATGTGGCCTTCGGCCTGAAGATGCGGCGGGTGTCCGCAGCACTCATTGCTGAGCAGGTACGCCAGGCCTTGGCGATGGTGAAGCTGCTCGGCAAAGAAGGACGGATGCCGAATCAATTATCGGGTGGCGAACAACAGCGTGTGGCCCTGGCCCGTGCGCTGGTGAACAAGCCGGCTGTGGTGCTGCTCGATGAACCGTTAGCCGCGTTGGATCAACAACTGCGGCAGGCCATGCAGGTTGAGCTGAAATCCATTCAGGAGCAGGCCGGGCTGACCTGTGTCTGTGTGACGCATCATCAGGAAGAGGCGATGATGATGTCGGACCGCATTGCCGTCATGCATCAGGGGCGCATGTGGCAGGTCGGAAGCCCGCGCGAGGTGTATGAGCGACCCTGTAATCTGTTTGTGTCCCGATTTCTTGGCGTGTCGAATGAGCTAACGGGTACGATCGGGGCCTCGGTCGGGGAGGATCGCGTGTTTCGGCCGGACGATGCCGAACAGGCGCCGCTCACGGTGCGAACCGCTTCCACGGAACAGGCCGGCCGTTCAGCCACGCTCTCGCTCCGGCCGGAGCGCATCCGCATGGCGCAGGAACGGCCGTCGACATCCGACCCGGTGCTCTCCGGCCGGATTGAGAAAGTCCTGTTTGCCGGGAGCGAGATGAAGTATTTGGTTCGAGTCGCTCCCGGTCGCTTCTGGGAAACGAGAATGACCTCGGGCACATCGCTCCCGGCGTTCGCGGCGGGAGACCCGGTGTTTCTTCACTGGTCCCTGGCTGATGCGCGGTTGTTCTTCGAGTGA
- a CDS encoding DEAD/DEAH box helicase encodes MTTHELEQLLLQQPVSLLHRLARGRISRHFRSGKRKLIDLLLQASAENRPGLESDLAALIEEQTHRRQAAPVEEAPKSKVHPRPAASPTTPRPHRAEEHGHHEPPVSLHEWLSGIGVPPAQPFVPDAWQVDALAKLAETDVVVSVPTGSGKTYVAIEATKRAMQENRTVIYTSPLKALSNTKFTEFSRLFGPGQVGILTGDRREHAQAPLLIMTTEILRNLLYDAAGGEIDVRLDTLGLVIMDESQYLADPERGVVWEETLIFCPSQARLLLLSASIGNPQDIADWLTAIRPNPCALIRHTKRSVPLRAGYMHPNEKLTPLFRTAGIPYGQPHLLHPEAKRLIAEYEDETGPSRSR; translated from the coding sequence ATGACGACGCACGAACTCGAACAGCTACTGCTGCAGCAACCGGTTTCTCTGCTGCACCGATTGGCACGTGGACGGATCAGCCGGCATTTTCGTTCCGGCAAACGCAAGCTGATCGATCTGTTGCTCCAGGCCTCCGCTGAAAATCGACCCGGCCTGGAGTCCGACCTGGCTGCCCTGATCGAGGAACAAACGCACAGGCGTCAGGCTGCACCGGTTGAGGAAGCCCCCAAATCGAAGGTCCATCCGAGACCGGCTGCATCGCCCACGACGCCACGCCCGCATAGGGCCGAGGAACACGGCCACCATGAGCCGCCGGTCTCGCTTCATGAATGGTTGTCGGGAATCGGAGTTCCGCCGGCACAGCCGTTTGTACCGGATGCCTGGCAGGTGGATGCGCTGGCGAAGCTGGCTGAAACCGACGTGGTGGTCAGCGTGCCGACCGGCAGCGGAAAAACCTATGTCGCCATCGAGGCCACGAAGCGGGCGATGCAGGAGAATCGCACCGTGATTTACACGTCTCCGCTGAAAGCGCTCTCCAATACGAAGTTTACGGAATTTTCGCGCCTATTCGGCCCGGGGCAGGTCGGGATCCTCACCGGTGACCGCCGCGAACATGCCCAGGCGCCCCTACTCATCATGACCACCGAAATTTTGCGCAATCTGCTCTACGATGCGGCGGGAGGCGAAATCGACGTACGCCTGGATACGTTGGGGCTGGTGATCATGGATGAATCCCAATACCTCGCCGATCCGGAACGCGGAGTGGTGTGGGAGGAGACCTTGATCTTCTGTCCGTCGCAGGCCCGCCTGCTCTTGTTGTCCGCCTCGATCGGGAATCCGCAGGATATTGCGGATTGGCTGACGGCCATCCGTCCGAACCCCTGTGCGCTCATTCGCCATACCAAGCGATCTGTCCCGCTCCGGGCCGGTTACATGCACCCGAACGAGAAACTGACGCCCCTCTTCCGGACCGCCGGAATCCCCTATGGTCAGCCGCACCTCCTTCATCCCGAAGCCAAACGGCTCATCGCGGAATACGAAGACGAAACCGGCCCATCTCGCTCGCGCTGA
- a CDS encoding ABC transporter permease, translating to MPSHDLSSPPAPGQSTCRSCWLAAPGLLWMGLFFLVPLALVFAISFASRGTYGGIVWEFTAANYLDLWHPLYGKILGQSLWYASLTTAICFVLGFPLAYLIARSPARWQPVLLLLVMLPFWTNFLVRTYAWMIVLRQDGLVNGLLRALGIVDAPLELLYTPTAVVIGLVYGYLPFMVLPLYVAVERLDPRLVEAAWDLYASRWAIFTRVVVPLTMPGIVGGCVLVFIPSIGSFITPDLLGGARSMMIGNLIQHEYLVVRDWPLGSAVSFVLMAIVMAAVALYYRHAARTAGPLEGR from the coding sequence ATGCCCTCTCACGACCTGTCTTCACCTCCTGCGCCTGGTCAATCCACCTGCCGTTCCTGTTGGCTGGCCGCTCCCGGTCTGTTGTGGATGGGCCTGTTTTTTCTCGTGCCGCTGGCCTTGGTGTTTGCGATCAGCTTCGCTTCACGCGGAACCTATGGCGGCATTGTGTGGGAGTTCACGGCGGCGAACTATCTGGACCTGTGGCATCCGCTGTACGGCAAGATCCTCGGGCAGTCGCTCTGGTACGCGAGTCTCACCACGGCGATCTGTTTCGTGCTCGGATTTCCGCTCGCCTACTTGATCGCCAGAAGTCCGGCCCGGTGGCAGCCGGTGTTGTTGCTTCTGGTGATGTTACCGTTCTGGACGAACTTTCTCGTGCGAACCTACGCCTGGATGATTGTGCTGCGCCAGGACGGCCTTGTGAACGGCCTGTTGCGGGCTCTCGGAATAGTGGACGCCCCGCTTGAATTGCTCTACACGCCGACGGCCGTCGTGATCGGACTGGTCTACGGGTACCTTCCCTTTATGGTACTGCCTCTCTATGTCGCCGTGGAACGGCTGGATCCGCGCCTGGTGGAGGCGGCCTGGGATCTGTACGCCTCGCGCTGGGCGATATTCACGAGGGTGGTGGTTCCTCTCACGATGCCGGGCATCGTCGGCGGCTGTGTCCTGGTCTTCATCCCGTCGATCGGCTCGTTTATCACGCCGGATCTGCTAGGCGGGGCGAGAAGCATGATGATCGGCAATCTCATTCAACACGAGTATCTGGTCGTGCGGGACTGGCCGTTGGGATCGGCGGTGTCCTTTGTGCTGATGGCGATCGTCATGGCCGCGGTGGCGCTGTATTACCGCCATGCCGCCCGGACTGCCGGGCCGTTGGAGGGACGATGA
- a CDS encoding spermidine/putrescine ABC transporter substrate-binding protein codes for MGTPLRRMSPWGLCLLWLAGVLSSCGQGAGSDPAESRPVLHYFTWSDYVGPELIQEFERREGVKVVIDTFSSNEELLAKLQSGATGYDVAVPSDFMVAIMIQQGLLSELDQQALPNASFLEPHLQALPFDPERRYSIPYLWGSVGIGYDSAVIPTPPDSWAILWDPRYKGRISMLNDQREVFGAVLRSMGQSMNSTDPQVIEAAKERLLRQKPLVKTYTSDHYDQLLASGEVVLAHAWGGPVARAMAERPSIRYVVPKEGATLWADCLVVLRTAPQKQLAMRFINYLMEPQVAARTSERLRFASASRPARELVNASTRDNPAVYPPLDQLDRLEWMKDVGRGIRLYDRAWTELKMQ; via the coding sequence GTGGGGACTCCTCTCCGACGAATGAGCCCCTGGGGGCTGTGTCTGCTTTGGCTGGCAGGGGTGTTGTCTTCCTGCGGCCAAGGTGCAGGGAGTGATCCTGCCGAGTCTCGACCGGTCCTGCATTACTTCACCTGGTCCGACTATGTAGGGCCTGAGCTTATTCAGGAATTCGAACGGCGCGAGGGAGTGAAGGTGGTGATCGATACCTTCAGCAGCAACGAAGAGTTGTTGGCCAAACTCCAGAGCGGGGCCACGGGGTATGACGTGGCGGTGCCGTCTGATTTCATGGTGGCCATCATGATCCAGCAAGGGCTGCTGAGTGAATTGGACCAGCAGGCGCTGCCCAACGCGTCGTTCTTGGAACCGCATTTACAAGCGCTGCCCTTCGATCCGGAGCGGCGGTACTCGATCCCGTATCTGTGGGGCAGCGTGGGGATCGGGTACGATTCTGCGGTGATCCCGACGCCGCCGGACAGTTGGGCGATCCTATGGGACCCTCGGTACAAAGGCCGCATCAGCATGTTGAACGACCAGCGGGAAGTGTTCGGTGCGGTGTTGCGTTCGATGGGGCAATCGATGAACAGCACGGATCCGCAGGTGATCGAGGCGGCAAAGGAGCGGTTGCTGCGGCAGAAACCTTTGGTGAAGACCTATACGAGCGACCATTACGATCAGTTGTTGGCTTCAGGGGAGGTGGTCCTGGCGCATGCCTGGGGTGGACCCGTGGCGCGGGCCATGGCCGAGCGGCCGTCCATTCGCTATGTCGTTCCGAAGGAAGGGGCAACCTTGTGGGCCGACTGTCTGGTGGTGCTCCGGACGGCGCCTCAGAAACAGTTAGCCATGCGGTTTATCAACTATTTAATGGAGCCTCAGGTCGCGGCGCGCACGTCGGAGCGGCTGCGTTTTGCCTCCGCTTCCCGGCCGGCCCGTGAATTGGTGAATGCCTCGACGAGGGACAATCCCGCGGTGTATCCGCCGCTCGATCAACTCGATCGATTGGAGTGGATGAAGGATGTCGGCAGGGGCATCCGTCTCTATGACCGGGCCTGGACGGAACTGAAAATGCAATGA
- a CDS encoding helicase-related protein, with product MPPSIHPVDLVATLRQRNLTPAIIFLTSRRACDEAMQSFERSQVTLPKTQQEQIARVLAQVTEQYPSIAEHPLIDTVQRIGVAAHHAGHLPSWKIAVEELMRTGSLDAVFATTTLAAGVDFPARTVVVTQSSIRKARDFTDLTASEIQQLAGRAGRRGKDLVGFAVITPSPYIDLTVLTKGLTGQPEAIHSQFVISYPMVLNLLKAHPREQIQSILAKSFAQFQLNQRTAVLETKLDGLRVEMEPFGPRVCSDWITQWQVFDQARKRKKPRGLSARQESPDVAARLHFLTPGRVVGLIRGRGIILRQYRSKGQHAPMVTLLRDGGSLNECPASIVTQVFDRTFDCEETSAYPWCTPQTLEQLTHHLLDLPPRLPILPILTHQHEEIPLDSSIIQTLGDFACPTCPSRQACQRDFPRASRVRQEIQRHMKSIQALQTSLWHRFQERIDVLERFGYLNATAQLTADGEWARLIRIDHSLLITELIRAEAFGAIDPPLLAAVMASIAHDDDRPGSFPRGSAGLVTLLFQVRKLAESLVPHEAPPMLRADVAALTERWVADQTLTWIGLARLTTMAEGDMFRLFARTIEFLSQLKTLKATHPSLAESADRAIAGMRRGVLEELP from the coding sequence ATGCCGCCGTCGATTCATCCGGTTGATCTGGTCGCGACGCTCCGCCAAAGAAATCTCACTCCTGCGATTATCTTTCTCACATCGAGACGGGCCTGCGACGAAGCGATGCAGTCGTTCGAGCGCAGTCAGGTCACCCTGCCCAAGACGCAGCAGGAACAGATCGCCCGCGTCCTGGCCCAGGTCACCGAACAATATCCCAGCATCGCAGAACACCCGTTGATCGACACGGTTCAACGCATCGGTGTGGCGGCGCATCACGCGGGTCATCTCCCCTCCTGGAAGATCGCCGTCGAAGAACTCATGCGCACCGGGTCTCTGGACGCCGTCTTCGCCACCACCACCCTCGCCGCCGGCGTCGACTTTCCCGCCCGCACGGTGGTCGTGACACAATCCAGCATCCGGAAAGCGCGCGATTTTACCGACTTGACCGCCAGCGAAATCCAGCAACTGGCCGGCCGGGCCGGCCGCCGCGGCAAAGACCTGGTCGGATTCGCCGTCATCACCCCGTCGCCCTATATCGATCTCACCGTCCTGACCAAAGGGCTCACGGGACAACCGGAAGCGATTCACAGCCAATTCGTCATCAGCTACCCGATGGTGCTGAACCTGCTCAAAGCGCACCCGCGCGAACAGATCCAATCCATTCTTGCGAAAAGCTTCGCCCAGTTTCAGTTGAATCAGCGCACGGCCGTGCTCGAAACCAAACTCGATGGACTGCGCGTCGAGATGGAACCCTTCGGTCCGCGCGTCTGCTCGGATTGGATCACGCAGTGGCAGGTATTCGATCAGGCCAGGAAACGGAAGAAACCGCGCGGCCTGTCGGCCAGGCAGGAATCGCCCGATGTCGCCGCGCGCCTGCATTTTCTCACGCCGGGACGCGTCGTGGGGCTGATCCGGGGACGCGGCATCATCCTGCGCCAGTATCGAAGCAAGGGCCAGCATGCGCCGATGGTGACGTTGCTGCGGGACGGCGGTTCCCTCAATGAATGCCCCGCCTCGATCGTGACGCAGGTGTTCGATCGCACGTTCGACTGCGAGGAAACCTCCGCCTATCCCTGGTGTACTCCGCAGACACTGGAGCAGCTGACACACCACCTGCTGGATCTGCCGCCGCGTCTCCCGATTCTGCCGATTCTGACTCATCAGCACGAAGAGATTCCGCTCGACAGTTCGATCATCCAAACCCTTGGCGATTTCGCCTGCCCCACCTGTCCCTCGCGTCAGGCCTGTCAACGCGATTTCCCCAGGGCCTCACGGGTCCGCCAGGAAATCCAGCGGCACATGAAATCGATTCAAGCGCTCCAGACCAGCTTGTGGCACCGGTTTCAAGAGCGCATCGATGTCCTCGAGCGCTTCGGCTATCTCAACGCCACGGCACAGCTCACCGCCGACGGCGAGTGGGCGCGCTTGATTCGCATCGACCATTCCCTCCTGATTACGGAACTGATCCGGGCCGAGGCCTTCGGCGCCATCGATCCGCCGCTGCTCGCGGCCGTCATGGCCAGTATCGCGCATGACGACGATCGTCCCGGCTCATTTCCACGCGGCAGCGCGGGGCTCGTCACGCTCCTGTTCCAGGTCCGGAAGCTGGCAGAAAGTCTTGTGCCGCACGAGGCGCCGCCGATGCTTCGTGCCGATGTCGCCGCCTTGACCGAACGCTGGGTCGCAGACCAGACGCTGACCTGGATCGGCCTGGCCCGCCTGACCACGATGGCCGAGGGCGACATGTTCCGGCTGTTCGCGCGCACGATCGAGTTTCTCTCTCAATTGAAGACCCTCAAAGCGACCCACCCCTCGCTGGCCGAATCCGCCGATCGGGCCATCGCAGGCATGCGCCGTGGCGTCCTGGAGGAACTACCGTGA